A single genomic interval of Hevea brasiliensis isolate MT/VB/25A 57/8 chromosome 4, ASM3005281v1, whole genome shotgun sequence harbors:
- the LOC131179177 gene encoding beta-glucosidase 18-like, with amino-acid sequence MIRRRMKKVCSVLVLFLSLMISGCSCLNRSQFPSSFFFGTATSSYQIEGAYLEANKGLSNWDVFTHLSPGEIKDGSNGNTADDHYHQFLDDVELMHSLGVNSYRFSISWVRILPKGRFGEINSEGIAFYNKLINALLLKGIEPFVTLHHFDVPQELEDRYGAWLSPQMQDDFGYFADICFKAFGDRVKHWITLNEANMVAQYGYYSGIWPPNRCSYPVGKCKAGDSELEPYIAAHNMILAHATATEIYRKKYQEKQGGKIGIVLHIYWYEPLRDIPVDRVAAQRALGFIAAWFMDPIMYGEYPPEMRQIVGLRLPAFSMEDKRKLANKLDFIGINHYSTLYAKDCLLSPCNYHDDLLKDTFTYGTGTKDGVLIGEPTAMPTFYVVPNSMEKTITYFKDRYNNTPMFITENGYAQPSGRNIEDMLNDTNRVEYMEGYLTSLVSAMRNGADVRGYFHWSLIDNFEWTYGYTISFGLVHVDRTTMQRTPKRSAKWFQHFLKNEALHHPQEWQQNIAHL; translated from the exons ATGATAAGGAGGAGGATGAAGAAAGTGTGTTCAGTTTTAGTTCTCTTCCTATCATTGATGATAAGTGGGTGTTCATGTTTGAACCGTAGccaattcccttcttcttttttctttgggACTGCTACTTCTTCTTATCAG ATTGAAGGAGCATACTTGGAAGCCAACAAAGGCCTCAGCAATTGGGATGTATTCACCCACTTATCTCCTG GAGAAATTAAGGATGGAAGCAATGGGAATACAGCTGATGATCACTATCATCAATTTTTG GATGACGTAGAGTTGATGCATTCTCTTGGAGTAAATTCGTACAGATTCTCGATTTCATGGGTCAGAATCCTTCCAA AGGGTAGATTTGGAGAGATCAATTCGGAGGGTATTGCATTTTACAATAAGCTTATTAATGCTCTCTTGCTTAAAG GAATAGAACCATTTGTTACATTGCACCATTTTGATGTTCCTCAAGAACTAGAAGATCGATATGGCGCTTGGCTAAGTCCTCAAATGCA GGATGATTTCGGGTACTTCGCAGATATCTGCTTCAAGGCATTTGGAGACAGAGTGAAACATTGGATTACACTCAATGAAGCTAATATGGTGGCCCAATATGGGTACTACAGTGGAATATGGCCTCCAAACCGATGCTCTTACCCTGTAGGCAAGTGCAAAGCCGGAGACTCTGAATTAGAACCTTACATCGCTGCTCATAATATGATACTAGCTCATGCCACAGCTACTGAAATTTACAGAAAAAAGTATCAG GAAAAACAAGGAGGGAAGATTGGCATTGTGTTACATATCTACTGGTATGAGCCACTAAGAGACATTCCAGTTGATCGTGTGGCTGCTCAACGAGCTCTAGGTTTCATTGCTGCTTG GTTTATGGATCCCATTATGTATGGAGAGTACCCACCAGAGATGCGACAAATTGTAGGTCTAAGGCTGCCAGCATTTTCGATGGAGGACAAGAGGAAACTGGCAAACAAATTGGATTTCATTGGAATCAACCATTATAGCACTCTCTATGCAAAGGATTGTCTGCTTTCACCATGCAATTATCATGATGATTTACTCAAAGACACCTTTACTTATGGAACTGGAACAAAAGATGGAGTTCTTATAGGAGAGCCG ACAGCAATGCCTACGTTCTATGTTGTTCCAAATAGCATGGAGAAGACAATCACGTATTTCAAAGATAGATACAACAACACGCCCATGTTCATCACAGAAAACG GATATGCACAACCTAGCGGTAGAAACATTGAAGATATGCTCAATGACACGAACAGGGTGGAATACATGGAGGGTTACCTCACTTCTCTAGTTTCTGCAATGAG GAATGGAGCAGATGTGAGGGGCTACTTCCATTGGTCTCTGATAGATAACTTTGAATGGACATATGGATATACCATAAGCTTTGGGTTGGTTCATGTAGACCGCACAACAATGCAGAGAACACCAAAAAGATCAGCCAAATGGTTCCAGCATTTCCTGAAAAATGAAGCTCTTCATCATCCCCAAGAATGGCAACAGAACATTGCGCATTTGTAA
- the LOC110638893 gene encoding beta-glucosidase 18-like, which translates to MKKVCPVLVLFLSLMMINGCSCLDRSQFPSSFLFGTATSSYQIEGAYLEANKGLSNWDVFTHMSAGEIKDRSNGDTADDHYHLFLEDIELMHSLGVNSYRFSISWVRILPKGRFGEVNSEGIAFYNKLIDALLLRGIEPFVTLHHFDVPQELEDRYGAWLSPQMQDDFGYFADICFEAFGDRVKHWITLNEANMVAQYGYYSGIWPPNRCSYPANKCKAGDSELEPYIAAHNMILAHATATEIYRKKYQEKQGGKIGIVLHIYWYEPLRDIPVDRVAAQRALGFIAAWFMDPIMYGEYPPEMQQIVGLRLPAFSEEDKRKLANKLDFIGINHYSTLYAKDCLLSPCNYHDDLLKDTFTYGTGEKDGVLIGEPTAMPTFYVVPDSMEKTIMYFKDRYNNTPMFITENGYAQPSSRNIEDMLNDTNRVEYMEGYLTSLVSAMRNGADVRGYFHWSLIDNFEWTYGYSISFGLVHVDRTTMQRTPKRSAKWFQHFLKNEALHAQE; encoded by the exons ATGAAGAAAGTCTGTCCTGTTTTAGTTCTCTTCCTATCATTGATGATGATAAATGGGTGTTCATGTTTGGACCGTAGCCAATTCCCTTCATCTTTTTTGTTCGGGACTGCTACTTCCTCTTATCAG ATTGAAGGAGCCTACTTGGAAGCCAACAAAGGCCTCAGCAATTGGGACGTATTCACCCACATGTCTGCTG GAGAAATTAAGGATAGGAGCAATGGGGATACAGCCGATGATCACTATCATCTATTTTTG GAAGACATAGAGTTGATGCATTCTCTTGGAGTAAATTCATATAGATTCTCTATTTCATGGGTCAGAATCCTTCCAA AGGGTAGATTTGGAGAAGTCAATTCTGAGGGAATTGCATTTTACAATAAGCTTATTGATGCTCTTTTGCTCAGAG GAATAGAACCATTTGTTACATTGCACCATTTTGATGTTCCTCAAGAGCTAGAAGATCGTTATGGCGCTTGGCTAAGTCCTCAAATGCA GGATGATTTTGGGTATTTTGCAGATATCTGCTTCGAGGCATTTGGAGATAGGGTCAAACACTGGATTACACTCAATGAAGCTAACATGGTGGCCCAATATGGGTACTATAGTGGAATATGGCCACCAAACCGATGCTCTTACCCTGCAAACAAATGCAAAGCTGGAGACTCTGAATTAGAACCTTACATTGCTGCTCATAATATGATACTGGCTCATGCCACAGCAACTGAAATTTACAGAAAGAAGTATCAG GAAAAACAAGGAGGAAAGATTGGCATTGTATTACATATCTACTGGTATGAGCCACTAAGAGATATTCCAGTTGATCGTGTTGCTGCACAACGAGCTCTAGGTTTCATTGCCGCttg gtTTATGGATCCCATTATGTATGGAGAGTACCCACCAGAGATGCAACAAATTGTAGGTCTCAGGCTACCAGCATTTTCAGAGGAGGACAAGAGGAAACTAGCGAACAAATTGGACTTCATTGGAATCAATCATTATAGCACTCTCTATGCAAAGGATTGCCTACTTTCACCATGCAATTATCATGATGATTTACTTAAAGATACCTTTACTTATGGAACTGGAGAAAAAGATGGAGTTCTTATAGGAGAGCCA ACAGCAATGCCTACATTCTATGTTGTTCCAGATAGTATGGAGAAAACAATCATGTACTTCAAAGATAGATACAACAACACACCCATGTTCATCACAGAGAATG GATATGCACAGCCTAGCAGTAGAAACATTGAAGATATGCTGAACGACACAAACAGGGTGGAATACATGGAGGGTTACCTCACTTCTCTAGTTTCTGCAATGAG GAACGGAGCAGATGTGCGGGGCTACTTCCATTGGTCTTTGATAGATAACTTTGAGTGGACTTATGGATACAGCATAAGCTTTGGGTTGGTTCATGTAGATCGCACAACAATGCAGAGGACCCCGAAAAGATCAGCCAAATGGTTCCAGCATTTCCTGAAAAATGAAGCTCTTCATGCCcaagaatag
- the LOC131179176 gene encoding beta-glucosidase 18-like has translation MIRRRMKKVCSVLVLFLSLMISGCSCLNRSQFPSSFFFGTATSSYQIEGAYLEANKGLSNWDVFTHLSPGEIKDGSNGNTADDHYHQFLDDIELMHSLGVNSYRFSISWVRILPKGRFGEINSEGIAFYNKLINALLLKGIEPFVTLHHFDVPQELEDRYGAWLSPQMQDDFGYFADICFEAFGDRVKHWITLNEANMVAQYGYYSGIWPPNRCSYPVGKCKAGDSELEPYIAAHNMILAHATATEIYRKKYQEKQGGKIGIVLHIYWYEPLRDIPVDRVAAQRALGFIAAWFMDPIMYGEYPPEMRQIVGLRLPAFSMEDKRKLANKLDFIGINHYSTLYAKDCLLSPCNYHDDLLKDTFTYGTGTKDGVLIGEPTAMPTFYVVPNSMEKTITYFKDRYNNTPMFITENGYAQPSSRNIEDMLNDTNRVEYMEGYLTSLVSAMRNGADVRGYFHWSLIDNFEWTYGYTISFGLVHVDRTTMQRTPKRSAKWFQHFLKNEALHHPQEWQQNIVHL, from the exons ATGATAAGGAGGAGGATGAAGAAAGTGTGTTCAGTTTTAGTTCTCTTCCTATCATTGATGATAAGTGGGTGTTCATGTTTGAACCGTAGccaattcccttcttcttttttctttgggACTGCTACTTCTTCTTATCAG ATTGAAGGAGCATACTTGGAAGCCAACAAAGGCCTCAGCAATTGGGATGTATTCACCCACTTATCTCCTG GAGAAATTAAGGATGGAAGCAATGGGAATACAGCTGATGATCACTATCATCAATTTTTG GATGACATAGAGTTGATGCATTCTCTTGGAGTAAATTCGTACAGATTCTCGATTTCATGGGTCAGAATCCTTCCAA AGGGTAGATTTGGAGAGATCAATTCGGAGGGTATTGCATTTTACAATAAGCTTATTAATGCTCTCTTGCTTAAAG GAATAGAACCATTTGTTACATTGCACCATTTTGATGTTCCTCAAGAACTAGAAGATCGATATGGCGCTTGGCTAAGTCCTCAAATGCA GGATGATTTCGGGTACTTCGCAGATATCTGCTTCGAGGCATTTGGAGACAGAGTGAAACATTGGATTACACTCAATGAAGCTAATATGGTGGCCCAATATGGGTACTACAGTGGAATATGGCCACCAAACCGATGCTCTTACCCTGTAGGCAAGTGCAAAGCCGGAGACTCTGAATTAGAACCTTACATCGCTGCTCATAATATGATACTAGCTCATGCCACAGCTACTGAAATTTACAGAAAAAAGTATCAG GAAAAACAAGGAGGGAAGATTGGCATTGTGTTACATATCTACTGGTATGAGCCACTAAGAGACATTCCAGTTGATCGTGTGGCTGCTCAACGAGCTCTAGGTTTCATTGCTGCTTG GTTTATGGATCCCATTATGTATGGAGAGTACCCACCAGAGATGCGACAAATTGTAGGTCTAAGGCTACCAGCATTTTCGATGGAGGACAAGAGAAAACTGGCAAACAAATTGGATTTCATTGGAATCAACCATTATAGCACTCTCTATGCAAAGGATTGTCTGCTTTCACCATGCAATTATCATGATGATTTACTCAAAGACACCTTTACTTATGGAACTGGAACAAAAGATGGAGTTCTTATAGGAGAGCCG ACAGCAATGCCTACGTTCTATGTTGTTCCAAATAGCATGGAGAAGACAATCACGTATTTCAAAGATAGATACAACAACACGCCCATGTTCATCACAGAAAACG GATATGCACAACCTAGCAGTAGAAACATTGAAGATATGCTCAATGACACGAACAGGGTGGAATACATGGAGGGTTACCTCACTTCTCTAGTTTCTGCAATGAG GAATGGAGCAGATGTGAGGGGCTACTTCCATTGGTCTCTGATAGATAACTTTGAATGGACATATGGATATACCATAAGCTTTGGGTTGGTTCATGTAGACCGCACAACAATGCAGAGAACACCAAAAAGATCAGCCAAATGGTTCCAGCATTTCCTGAAAAATGAAGCTCTTCATCATCCCCAAGAATGGCAACAGAACATTGTGCATTTGTAA